Proteins from a genomic interval of Alteromonas macleodii ATCC 27126:
- the gyrA gene encoding DNA topoisomerase (ATP-hydrolyzing) subunit A, with product MSDNAKEILPVNIEEELKNSYLDYAMSVIVGRALPDVRDGLKPVHRRVLFAMNELKNDFNKPYKKSARVVGDVIGKYHPHGDSAVYDTIVRMAQPFSLRYMLVDGQGNFGSVDGDSAAAMRYTEVRMAKIAHELLADLDKETVDFVPNYDGTEHIPEVLPTKVPNLLVNGSSGIAVGMATNIPPHNLTEVINGCVALIQDPSITIDDLMTHIPGPDFPTAAMISGRKGIEDAYRTGRGKIYLRAKAEIETDSNGKETIVVNEIPYQVNKARLIEKIAELVKEKRIEGVSALRDESDKDGMRIVIEVKRNESAEVLLNHLYANTQLQTVFGINMVALDNGQPKVFNLKETLECFILHRREVVTRRTVFELRKARDRAHILEGLAIALANIDPIIELIKASQSPADAKKSLVAQGWDLGDVAQMLERAGDDAARPDWLMPEFGIRDGKYYLTEQQAQAILDLRLHKLTGLEHEKILEEYKQLLEIIAELLHILNSPERLMEVIQEELEKVRDEFGDERRTEITAASHDIDIEDLIEQEDVVVTLSREGYVKYQKLTDYEAQRRGGRGKSATKMKDEDFIERLLVANTHDHILCFSTRGRLYWLKVYQLPFASRNARGRPIVNILPLEENERITAILPIKEFEEGKFVLMATANGTVKKTDLSLYSRPRSSGIIAVNLNEGDELIGVDITHGDDDIMLFSDAGKVVRFNEKLRDSETGEVKRDPETGEELLALRPMGRTATGVRGIRLQDGQKVVSLIVPKGDGPILTATENGFGKRTPLEDYPAKSRATQGVVSIKVSERNGKVVGAVQVDETNEIMLISDQGTLVRTRVGEVSVVGRNTQGVRLIRTVEGEHVVGLQRIEEVEELQEFDEDGNLIISDDAPEQAETAVQEQENTAEDGDGSTTEE from the coding sequence ATGTCTGATAACGCTAAAGAAATCCTCCCCGTTAATATTGAGGAAGAGTTAAAGAACTCTTACCTTGATTACGCGATGAGCGTTATTGTCGGGCGAGCCTTGCCTGACGTAAGAGATGGCTTGAAGCCAGTGCACCGTCGTGTGCTGTTCGCAATGAACGAACTGAAAAACGACTTTAACAAGCCATACAAAAAATCTGCCCGTGTGGTAGGTGACGTAATTGGTAAATATCACCCTCACGGTGACTCTGCAGTTTACGACACTATTGTTCGTATGGCCCAACCGTTCTCACTTCGCTATATGCTAGTAGACGGTCAGGGTAACTTCGGATCGGTAGACGGCGACTCTGCTGCTGCGATGCGTTATACCGAAGTTCGCATGGCTAAAATTGCGCACGAGTTACTTGCCGATTTAGATAAAGAGACCGTAGATTTCGTACCTAACTACGATGGTACAGAGCATATTCCTGAAGTATTACCAACGAAGGTGCCTAACCTTCTTGTTAACGGTTCATCAGGTATCGCGGTTGGTATGGCGACGAATATTCCGCCACATAACCTCACCGAAGTAATCAACGGCTGCGTAGCGTTAATTCAAGATCCGTCTATTACCATCGATGACTTGATGACTCACATCCCAGGTCCAGATTTCCCAACGGCGGCGATGATCAGCGGGCGCAAGGGAATTGAAGATGCGTATCGCACAGGTCGCGGTAAAATTTATCTTCGTGCTAAGGCGGAAATTGAAACTGACAGCAACGGTAAAGAAACCATCGTTGTTAACGAGATCCCTTACCAGGTTAACAAAGCGCGTCTTATTGAAAAGATTGCTGAACTGGTAAAAGAAAAGCGCATCGAAGGCGTTTCTGCACTGCGAGACGAGTCTGATAAAGACGGTATGCGCATTGTTATCGAAGTTAAACGCAACGAATCTGCCGAAGTCTTACTTAATCATTTATATGCGAATACCCAGCTTCAAACGGTATTCGGTATTAACATGGTTGCGCTTGATAACGGTCAGCCTAAGGTATTCAACCTTAAAGAAACGCTAGAATGCTTTATTCTTCACCGCCGTGAAGTAGTAACACGTCGTACTGTTTTTGAATTACGTAAAGCCCGTGACCGCGCTCACATTCTTGAAGGTTTGGCGATAGCGCTTGCGAACATCGACCCAATTATCGAGTTGATTAAAGCGTCACAAAGCCCAGCAGACGCCAAGAAATCGCTTGTAGCACAAGGTTGGGACTTAGGTGATGTAGCGCAAATGCTTGAGCGCGCAGGCGATGACGCTGCACGCCCTGATTGGCTAATGCCAGAATTTGGTATTCGCGACGGCAAGTACTACCTGACAGAACAGCAAGCGCAAGCTATTCTTGACCTTCGCTTACACAAGCTAACAGGTCTTGAACACGAGAAAATTCTAGAAGAGTATAAGCAACTTTTAGAGATCATCGCTGAACTTCTTCACATCCTAAACAGCCCAGAGCGTTTGATGGAAGTGATTCAAGAAGAGCTTGAAAAAGTACGTGATGAATTTGGTGATGAGCGTCGTACTGAAATTACGGCAGCAAGTCACGATATTGATATTGAAGATCTTATAGAGCAAGAAGATGTTGTTGTAACGCTTTCTCGCGAAGGTTATGTGAAATATCAAAAACTTACAGACTACGAAGCACAGCGTCGTGGTGGCCGTGGTAAATCAGCAACCAAGATGAAAGATGAAGATTTCATCGAAAGATTATTGGTAGCTAATACTCACGATCACATACTTTGCTTCTCAACCCGTGGTCGCTTGTACTGGTTGAAAGTATATCAGTTGCCGTTTGCTAGCCGTAACGCGCGCGGACGCCCAATTGTTAATATCCTACCGCTTGAAGAAAACGAACGTATTACTGCTATTCTTCCTATTAAAGAGTTTGAAGAAGGCAAGTTTGTACTGATGGCGACGGCAAACGGTACGGTTAAAAAGACTGACCTGAGCCTATATTCTCGCCCACGTTCAAGCGGTATTATCGCCGTTAACCTGAACGAAGGTGATGAGCTGATTGGTGTTGATATCACTCATGGTGATGACGACATAATGTTGTTCTCTGATGCAGGTAAAGTGGTTCGCTTCAACGAGAAGCTTCGCGACAGCGAAACCGGTGAAGTTAAGCGTGACCCAGAGACGGGTGAAGAGCTTCTGGCACTTCGTCCTATGGGAAGAACAGCCACAGGTGTTCGCGGTATTCGTCTGCAAGATGGTCAAAAAGTGGTATCACTTATTGTTCCTAAAGGCGATGGCCCAATCCTGACTGCAACAGAGAATGGTTTCGGTAAGCGTACTCCGCTTGAAGATTACCCTGCGAAGAGCCGTGCGACACAAGGTGTTGTATCAATTAAGGTGTCTGAGCGTAATGGTAAAGTGGTTGGCGCGGTTCAAGTAGACGAAACCAATGAAATTATGCTTATTAGTGACCAAGGCACACTGGTTCGTACCCGTGTAGGCGAAGTGTCAGTAGTAGGCCGTAACACACAAGGCGTTCGCTTAATACGTACAGTAGAAGGTGAGCACGTTGTAGGGTTACAACGCATTGAAGAAGTGGAAGAGTTACAAGAATTCGACGAAGACGGTAACCTAATCATTTCAGACGATGCGCCAGAACAAGCAGAAACTGCTGTTCAAGAGCAAGAGAACACCGCAGAAGACGGTGACGGCTCAACGACAGAAGAGTAG
- the ihfB gene encoding integration host factor subunit beta, protein MTKSELIERLADQARHIPAKELELAIKELLEQMAQTLQKGERIEIRGFGSFSLHYRAPRVGRNPKTGETVKLDGKYVPHFKPGKELRERVDASIA, encoded by the coding sequence ATGACCAAGTCTGAATTAATTGAACGGCTCGCGGATCAAGCGCGTCATATTCCGGCGAAGGAACTTGAGCTGGCGATAAAAGAACTTCTAGAGCAAATGGCGCAAACTCTCCAAAAGGGTGAGCGTATTGAAATTAGAGGTTTTGGCAGTTTCTCTCTTCACTACCGCGCTCCACGCGTAGGTAGAAACCCAAAAACGGGTGAGACAGTGAAACTTGACGGTAAATATGTACCGCACTTTAAGCCTGGTAAAGAGCTTCGCGAAAGGGTAGACGCCTCAATCGCATAA
- the rpsA gene encoding 30S ribosomal protein S1 has translation MTENFAQLFEESLQELETRPGSIVKGTVVSIDKDIVLVDAGLKSESAIPADQFKNAEGELEIAIGDQVDVALDAVEDGFGETILSREKAKRHEAWVELEKAYEDKATIKGVINGKVKGGFTVEVNSVRAFLPGSLVDVRPVRDTTHLEGKELEFKVIKLDAKRNNVVVSRRAVIEAESSAERETLLANLEEGHEIKGIVKNLTDYGAFVDLGGVDGLLHITDMAWKRVKHPSEIVNVGDEINVKVLKFDKEKQRVSLGMKQMGNDPWQEIASRYPEGTKINGQVTNLTDYGCFVEIEDGVEGLVHVSEMDWTNKNIHPSKVVNLGDTVDVMVLEIDEERRRISLGLKQCIANPWETFAESHEKGDKVSGKIKSITDFGIFIGLDGGIDGLVHLSDISWNKSGEDAVRDYKKGDEISAVVLQVDPERERISLGVKQIEEDPFNKYLTDNKKGAIVTGTVTAVDAKGVTVNLAEEVDGYIRVADLAVERVEDATEVASVGDSIEAKFMGVDRKNRTVNLSVKAKDQADEKEAIDKVNQQEDVGFANAMAEAFKAAKGE, from the coding sequence ATGACTGAAAATTTTGCACAACTTTTTGAAGAAAGCTTACAAGAACTAGAAACACGTCCTGGTTCAATTGTAAAAGGTACTGTTGTTTCTATCGACAAAGACATCGTTCTTGTTGATGCAGGCTTGAAATCAGAAAGTGCTATCCCAGCTGACCAATTCAAAAACGCTGAAGGCGAACTAGAAATCGCTATCGGTGACCAAGTAGACGTAGCACTAGATGCAGTTGAAGATGGTTTCGGTGAAACTATCCTTTCTCGCGAAAAAGCGAAGCGTCACGAAGCGTGGGTTGAGCTGGAAAAAGCTTACGAAGATAAAGCTACTATCAAAGGCGTTATCAACGGTAAAGTTAAAGGCGGTTTCACTGTTGAAGTTAACAGTGTACGCGCGTTCCTTCCTGGTTCTCTTGTTGACGTACGTCCAGTACGTGACACTACGCACCTTGAAGGCAAAGAGCTTGAATTTAAAGTTATCAAGCTTGACGCTAAGCGTAACAACGTTGTTGTTTCTCGTCGTGCAGTTATCGAAGCAGAAAGCAGCGCAGAGCGCGAAACGCTTCTTGCTAACCTTGAAGAAGGTCATGAAATCAAGGGTATCGTTAAGAACCTTACCGATTACGGTGCGTTCGTTGACCTTGGTGGCGTAGACGGTCTTCTACACATCACTGACATGGCTTGGAAGCGCGTTAAGCACCCAAGTGAAATCGTGAATGTTGGTGACGAAATCAACGTTAAAGTACTTAAGTTCGACAAAGAGAAGCAGCGTGTTTCTCTTGGTATGAAGCAAATGGGCAACGATCCATGGCAAGAAATTGCTTCTCGTTACCCAGAAGGTACTAAGATCAACGGTCAGGTTACTAACCTTACTGACTACGGCTGCTTCGTTGAAATCGAAGACGGCGTTGAAGGTCTTGTACACGTTTCTGAAATGGATTGGACTAACAAGAACATCCACCCATCTAAAGTTGTTAACCTAGGTGACACTGTAGATGTAATGGTTCTTGAAATTGACGAAGAGCGTCGTCGTATTTCTCTAGGTCTTAAGCAGTGCATTGCTAACCCTTGGGAAACATTTGCTGAGTCACACGAAAAAGGTGACAAAGTGTCTGGTAAGATCAAGTCAATCACTGACTTCGGTATCTTCATCGGTCTTGACGGCGGCATCGACGGTCTAGTTCACCTTTCTGACATCAGCTGGAACAAGTCTGGTGAAGACGCGGTTCGCGACTACAAGAAAGGCGACGAAATCTCTGCAGTTGTACTTCAAGTCGACCCAGAGCGTGAGCGTATCTCTCTTGGCGTTAAGCAAATCGAAGAAGATCCTTTCAACAAGTATCTGACAGATAACAAGAAAGGTGCTATCGTTACTGGTACAGTAACAGCAGTTGATGCGAAAGGCGTTACTGTAAACCTAGCTGAAGAAGTTGACGGCTACATCCGCGTTGCAGATCTTGCTGTAGAGCGTGTTGAAGACGCAACAGAAGTAGCAAGCGTTGGTGATAGCATCGAAGCGAAGTTCATGGGCGTTGACCGTAAGAACCGCACTGTTAACCTATCTGTTAAAGCGAAAGATCAGGCTGACGAAAAAGAAGCTATCGATAAAGTTAACCAGCAAGAAGATGTTGGTTTCGCTAACGCGATGGCAGAAGCATTTAAAGCTGCTAAAGGCGAATAA
- the aroA gene encoding 3-phosphoshikimate 1-carboxyvinyltransferase: protein MEQLTLDPIAKVSGEVNVPGSKSLSNRALLLAALAEGETELTNLLDSEDIEHMLNALTKLGINYRLSEDKTQCVVQGNGGAFNVAEPLELFLGNAGTAMRPLCAALAASNVDTVLTGEPRMEERPIGDLVDALREADAEVTYLKNEGFPPLQIKGKTLNGGEMSVDGSVSSQFLTALLMAAPLFSGDVTIRIKGELVSKPYIDITLDTMAKFGVTVENDNYQTFTVSGDAKYIAPGKFMVEGDASSASYFLAAGAIKGGTVRVTGIGQNSIQGDIRFADVLEAMGATVVWNDEYVEITGAPLKGVNMDMNHIPDAAMTIATTALFAEGPTTMTNIYNWRVKETDRLAAMATELQKLGAKVEEGHDYIKVWPTDSLKHAEIDTYNDHRIAMCFSLVALSDTPVTINDPGCTRKTFPDYFTRFKTLYSA from the coding sequence ATGGAGCAGTTAACATTAGACCCGATTGCAAAAGTATCGGGAGAGGTCAATGTACCTGGCTCAAAAAGTCTGTCTAACCGCGCACTACTACTAGCCGCGTTAGCTGAAGGTGAAACTGAATTAACTAACTTGCTTGATAGCGAAGATATTGAGCATATGCTCAATGCACTCACTAAATTAGGCATAAACTATCGCCTTAGCGAAGACAAAACGCAATGTGTTGTACAAGGTAACGGTGGCGCATTCAACGTAGCTGAGCCTCTTGAGCTTTTCTTAGGTAATGCCGGTACCGCAATGCGACCTTTGTGCGCGGCACTTGCTGCTAGTAATGTCGACACAGTACTTACCGGTGAACCACGCATGGAAGAGCGTCCAATTGGTGATTTAGTGGATGCGCTGCGCGAAGCTGATGCTGAAGTAACCTATCTCAAAAACGAAGGTTTCCCGCCGCTTCAAATTAAAGGTAAGACTTTAAACGGCGGTGAAATGTCGGTGGACGGCAGTGTATCTAGCCAGTTTTTAACAGCCCTTTTAATGGCTGCGCCGTTATTTTCTGGTGATGTGACTATTCGCATTAAGGGCGAATTGGTTTCTAAGCCTTATATCGATATCACGTTAGATACCATGGCGAAGTTTGGCGTTACTGTTGAAAATGATAACTACCAAACGTTCACGGTTTCTGGTGACGCTAAGTATATTGCGCCGGGTAAATTTATGGTTGAAGGCGATGCATCGTCAGCATCTTACTTCCTTGCAGCCGGTGCCATTAAAGGTGGAACGGTACGCGTAACCGGAATTGGCCAGAACAGCATTCAAGGTGACATTCGTTTTGCTGATGTACTTGAGGCCATGGGTGCAACGGTGGTTTGGAACGATGAGTATGTTGAAATAACGGGTGCGCCGCTTAAAGGCGTGAACATGGATATGAACCATATTCCAGATGCGGCCATGACCATCGCGACTACGGCATTGTTTGCTGAAGGTCCAACTACCATGACTAATATTTATAACTGGCGTGTTAAGGAAACAGACCGTCTTGCGGCTATGGCCACCGAGCTTCAAAAGTTGGGTGCGAAAGTGGAAGAAGGGCATGACTATATTAAAGTGTGGCCGACTGACTCGCTAAAACATGCTGAGATAGACACGTATAACGACCATCGCATTGCCATGTGCTTCTCGCTTGTTGCGTTAAGCGATACTCCGGTAACAATAAACGATCCGGGCTGCACGCGCAAAACGTTCCCAGACTACTTTACCCGCTTTAAAACACTGTATAGCGCGTAA
- the serC gene encoding 3-phosphoserine/phosphohydroxythreonine transaminase: MKEVFNFSAGPAMLPKEVMEKAQSEFTNWRDLGCSVMEVSHRGKDFIEIAAKAEQDLRDLLSIPSNYHVLFTHGGGRGQFAAVPLNLSNANDTSLHLVSGSWSKGAVDEANKYNHAKVVGEVSEKDGCHYVAQPQLSDIDQSAAYYHFCPNETVDGIAFDWLPESGKVPLVSDMSSTILSQPLDVAKHGVIYAGAQKNIGPSGLSVVIVREDLVGKARKETPSIFDYALAAKSDSMYNTPPTFSWYLAGLVFEWLKDMGGVDAMAKRNAEKAALLYSAIDSSDFYSSKVHPDNRSKMNVPFHLANAELDGLFLKQSQEAGLLALKGHRSVGGMRASIYNAMPVEGIVALVEFMREFERVNG; this comes from the coding sequence ATGAAAGAGGTTTTTAATTTTAGTGCTGGCCCGGCTATGCTTCCAAAAGAAGTCATGGAAAAAGCACAATCAGAATTTACAAATTGGCGCGATTTAGGCTGCTCTGTAATGGAAGTAAGCCATCGTGGTAAAGACTTCATTGAAATAGCGGCAAAAGCTGAGCAAGATTTACGAGATTTATTGTCCATTCCTTCCAACTACCATGTGCTGTTCACGCACGGTGGTGGGCGTGGGCAATTTGCCGCTGTACCGCTCAACTTATCAAACGCTAACGATACCAGTCTTCACTTAGTCAGCGGTTCTTGGTCTAAAGGTGCCGTTGACGAAGCAAACAAATACAACCACGCCAAAGTGGTGGGTGAAGTGTCTGAAAAAGACGGCTGTCACTACGTTGCGCAGCCTCAGCTGAGCGATATTGATCAATCTGCCGCGTATTACCATTTCTGTCCAAATGAAACCGTTGATGGAATCGCTTTTGATTGGCTACCAGAGTCGGGCAAGGTTCCGCTGGTTTCTGATATGTCTTCGACTATATTGTCACAGCCGTTAGATGTAGCAAAGCATGGCGTTATATACGCTGGGGCACAAAAGAATATCGGCCCAAGCGGCTTATCAGTTGTTATTGTTCGCGAAGACCTGGTTGGCAAAGCACGTAAAGAAACGCCGTCTATCTTCGATTATGCATTAGCGGCAAAGTCTGACTCTATGTACAACACACCGCCAACGTTCTCCTGGTACTTAGCGGGGCTTGTATTTGAATGGCTTAAAGATATGGGCGGCGTTGACGCTATGGCTAAACGCAATGCTGAAAAGGCGGCGTTATTGTATTCAGCTATCGATAGCTCTGACTTCTATTCAAGTAAAGTTCACCCTGACAACCGTTCAAAAATGAACGTGCCGTTTCATTTAGCCAATGCTGAACTTGACGGATTGTTCCTTAAACAGTCACAAGAAGCAGGGTTACTTGCTCTTAAAGGGCATCGTTCAGTTGGGGGCATGCGTGCCAGTATTTATAATGCAATGCCAGTAGAGGGCATTGTTGCGCTAGTTGAATTTATGCGCGAATTTGAAAGAGTGAATGGATAA
- the cmk gene encoding (d)CMP kinase, with the protein MHSTPVVTVDGPSGAGKGTLSSLLAKKLGWHFLDSGAIYRVLAVAALHHDLPCDDEECVVPLATGLDVSFETNGDTTRIILEGEDVTDDIRTEEVGAVASKVAALPRVREALLRRQRAFQQDPGLVADGRDMGTVVFPEAPVKIFLTASAEARAERRYSQLKAKGMDVNIARLLTDIKARDERDTQRAVAPLVPAQDAVIIDSTDLDIDQVFEKAMDIISSRL; encoded by the coding sequence ATGCATTCCACACCCGTAGTCACGGTTGACGGTCCTAGTGGTGCTGGTAAAGGTACGTTAAGTAGCTTGCTGGCAAAGAAATTAGGGTGGCACTTTCTAGATAGCGGCGCAATTTACCGCGTATTGGCAGTTGCTGCACTTCACCACGACCTTCCGTGTGATGATGAAGAATGTGTTGTTCCTCTAGCAACCGGTCTCGATGTTAGTTTCGAGACGAATGGCGATACCACTCGCATAATCTTAGAAGGTGAAGACGTTACTGACGATATCCGCACCGAAGAAGTTGGCGCCGTGGCGTCAAAAGTTGCGGCATTACCCCGGGTTCGCGAAGCACTACTTCGCAGACAGCGTGCTTTCCAACAAGATCCTGGTCTTGTTGCCGACGGTCGCGACATGGGTACAGTGGTATTTCCCGAAGCGCCTGTAAAGATTTTTCTTACAGCAAGCGCAGAAGCCCGTGCAGAACGCCGCTATAGCCAGTTGAAAGCAAAGGGCATGGATGTTAATATTGCGCGCCTTTTAACCGATATCAAGGCAAGAGACGAGCGCGATACACAGCGTGCAGTGGCTCCTTTGGTACCGGCACAAGATGCAGTAATTATAGATTCAACGGACTTGGATATTGACCAAGTCTTTGAAAAAGCGATGGATATTATTTCCTCACGCCTTTAA